From one Gossypium hirsutum isolate 1008001.06 chromosome D08, Gossypium_hirsutum_v2.1, whole genome shotgun sequence genomic stretch:
- the LOC107962820 gene encoding uncharacterized protein isoform X1, with the protein MIREAPNTSDQLIEQEYTSAVPCIAKNVNNYNISVQTGEEFSVEFLKECVGTRGIPAIPDAAQIHEKRVGINQNQNQNQELMYQDLAQILGLKRMDSECVSDLSDFSSAQGSFRESENGSCVEKLSKYQKEDDDIGQVARKAFGELNCDWSHLNVSAPATTPSNVCDTTSSSNFGGQGASDGTPSGKMKLLCSFGGKILPRPSDGKLRYVGGETRIISIQKCLSWKELVRKTLDVFNQPHSIKYQLPGEDLDALISVSSDEDLQNMMEEFNGLEKLEGSQRLRIFLIPFGESENAPSLEASTIQQSNPDYHYMVAVNGMVDHSPKKTCGGQCLPSEGSQLGPALDHNPSFLKWCPTSLLPLETMSCFNALHPSQVFLDSQYTTRSLITSPPISPLAFQRGDSNTVCAQAIGDNSGMESNSSFITGHLSSENCGIENPKYKQIQQVPPALMNYSLPYIKVDASQTCQPYEGQISNPDPSTNSTSLSVLIKNNRDYNGVSHERPISQAANPLNLLSASVDSMDSHPDMPHAFSDSKLQELGGRSGYYSQEGTSPSSPLNFATTRSASNVVQETLMQQQDSIGLMKSWAENDLSDSEATSDSIPDILIFSPDPDASSRNKPIHKGADDCNDKCQTAKIDLSKSIFLTLNNYDTTILDASNSSDKIDPVLHQDEKFYEWRTPDSNMVSNDKLSNADCSRTSGVAIDSWKKDSQVSQKMVTSSLDIKDNIKHPQTLDKTTNDIIECCDFSGKVIVGQGSITSGTSNPEVTCLFPKTMEDIKDESSAGALISDSLNGPLLVKPQQLQCVSSQKDISKEDMLISSINLYLSAVNIDSYLCSNLDKDDLQSMLQNPAKNAVPRRDFSLIDDDLNYPIQNAGKMAPIRSVHGNSIVEEFTFAQTETASVNQHQIQQDPVVILEDEVTSVPSRIEVSSAMVLPVDVTGRDIVSPIVKDLVDVIPESEFEDAAADDPDKDETFSDAVIAEMEANSYGLQIIKDADLEELRELGSGTYGTVYHGKWRGTDVAIKRIKKSCFSGRSSEQDRLMKDFWREAQILSNLHHPNVVAFYGVVPDGIGGTLATVTEYMVNGSLRNVLTKKERSLDLHKRLIIAMGAAFGMEYLHAKNIVHFDLKCDNLLVNLRDPQRPICKVGDFGLSRIKRNTLVSGGVRGTLPWMAPELLNGSSTKVSEKVDVFSFGISMWEILTGEEPYADMHCGAIIGGIVKNTLRPPIPEHCDPEWRKLMEQCWSPDPESRPSFTEITKRLRSMSMLLKPKGPRNQPKQTRP; encoded by the exons ATGATCAGGGAGGCGCCTAACACATCTGATCAATTGATTGAGCAAGAATATACATCTGCTGTTCCCTGTATAGCAAAGAatgtaaataattataatatctcTGTACAGACAGGTGAGGAATTCTCCGTGGAGTTTCTTAAGGAATGTGTTGGCACAAGAGGGATTCCTGCTATACCAGATGCAGCTCAGATACATGAGAAGAGAGTTGggataaaccaaaaccaaaaccagaACCAAGAGCTGATGTATCAGGATCTAGCCCAAATTCTTGGGTTGAAAAGAATGGATTCTGAGTGTGTTTCTGATCTTTCTGATTTTTCTTCTGCGCAAGGGTCTTTTAGAGAGAGTGAAAATGGGTCTTGTGttgaaaaattaagtaaataccAGAAGGAAGATGATGATATTGGACAAGTGGCAAGGAAGGCTTTCggtgaattgaattgtgattggaGCCATCTGAATGTCTCCGCACCAGCTACTACACCCAGTAATGTATGTGACACTACTAGTTCCAGCAACTTTGGTGGGCAGGGAGCTTCTGATGGAACACCATCTGGGAAAATGAAACTTCTTTGCAGCTTTGGTGGAAAAATATTGCCCAGGCCTAGCGATGGCAAACTCAGATATGTTGGGGGAGAGACACGTATTATTTCCATTCAGAAATGTCTTTCTTGGAAGGAGCTTGTGAGGAAAACATTAGATGTTTTCAACCAACCTCATTCAATCAAGTACCAACTTCCAGGTGAGGATCTTGATGCCCTTATATCTGTTTCTTCTGATGAAGACCTTCAGAATATGATGGAGGAATTTAATGGGCTTGAAAAGCTTGAGGGTTCTCAAAGGCTGAGGATATTTTTGATTCCTTTCGGGGAGTCTGAAAATGCACCTTCCCTTGAGGCTAGCACCATTCAGCAGAGCAATCCTGATTACCATTACATGGTAGCTGTTAATGGGATGGTAGACCATAGTCCTAAGAAAACTTGTGGCGGGCAGTGTTTACCCAGTGAAGGAAGTCAACTAGGACCTGCTTTGGATCATAACCCTAGTTTTCTAAAATGGTGTCCAACTTCATTACTCCCTTTGGAGACTATGAGTTGTTTCAATGCCTTGCATCCATCTCAAGTTTTCCTTGATTCCCAGTATACAACCAGGTCCCTAATTACATCTCCACCTATTTCTCCTCTAGCTTTCCAGCGTGGAGATTCAAACACTGTTTGTGCACAAGCAATTGGTGATAACTCCGGGATGGAAAGCAACAGCTCCTTCATTACAGGACACTTAAGTTCTGAGAACTGTGGAAtagaaaatcctaaatacaagcaaATTCAACAGGTTCCACCAGCTTTGATGAATTATAGTCTCCCTTACATAAAGGTTGATGCCAGCCAAACATGCCAACCATATGAAGGGCAGATATCAAACCCTGATCCCAGCACAAATTCCACGTCCCTTtcagttttaattaaaaataatagggATTATAATGGTGTCTCACATGAGAGGCCTATCTCACAAGCCGCCAATCCATTGAACCTGTTGTCAGCATCTGTTGATTCCATGGACTCTCACCCAGACATGCCACATGCATTTTCAGATTCAAAGCTGCAGGAACTTGGAGGAAGGTCTGGTTACTATTCACAAGAAGGAACTAGCCCATCTTCCCCTTTAAATTTTGCAACAACTCGATCAGCTTCAAATGTAGTGCAGGAAACGTTGATGCAACAACAAGATAGTATTGGTCTAATGAAGTCCTGGGCAGAAAATGATTTGTCAGATAGTGAAGCTACATCAGATTCAATACCCGATATATTGATTTTTTCTCCAGATCCTGACGCTTCATCCAGGAATAAACCTATTCATAAGGGTGCTGATGATTGTAATGACAAGTGCCAAACAGCTAAAATTGATTTGAGTAAATCCATTTTCCTGACACTTAACAACTATGATACTACAATCTTGGATGCCAGTAACAGCTCTGATAAAATTGATCCAGTTTTGCATCAAGATGAAAAGTTTTATGAGTGGAGAACCCCTGACAGCAATATGGTAAGCAACGACAAATTATCTAATGCAGACTGCAGCCGAACTTCTGGTGTTGCTATTGATAGTTGGAAAAAAGATTCACAAGTCTCTCAGAAGATGGTCACTTCATCCTTGGATATTAAGGATAACATAAAGCATCCACAGACCTTGGACAAAACCACGAATGATAtaattgaatgttgtgatttCAGTGGGAAAGTAATTGTTGGACAAGGGAGCATTACTTCAGGCACCAGCAACCCTGAAGTCACATGCTTATTTCCAAAGACCATGGAAGACATAAAAGATGAGAGTTCAGCGGGTGCTCTTATCTCTGATTCATTGAATGGCCCATTGTTGGTTAAACCGCAACAATTGCAGTGTGTTTCAAGTCAGAAGGATATATCTAAAGAGGATATGCTGATCAGCTCAATCAATTTGTACCTATCTGCAGTTAATATTGATTCTTATCTGTGCTCAAACTTGGACAAGGATGACCTTCAGTCTATGTTACAGAATCCAGCAAAGAATGCAGTTCCTAGGAGAGACTTCTCTCTCATTGATGATGACCTTAATTATCCCATTCAAAATGCTGGGAAGATGGCCCCCATAAGATCTGTGCATGGGAATTCAATTGTAGAAGAGTTTACATTTGCTCAGACAGAAACAGCAAGCGTGAACCAACATCAAATCCAGCAAGACCCAGTAGTTATTTTGGAAGATGAGGTCACAAGTGTGCCTTCTAGGATTGAAGTTTCATCTGCAATGGTCCTACCTGTGGATGTGACTGGCAGAGATATTGTATCTCCTATTGTTAAAGATTTGGTGGATGTCATTCCAGAATCTGAGTTTGAG GATGCTGCAGCTGATGACCCAGACAAGGATGAGACCTTCAGTGATGCTGTGATAGCTGAAATGGAAGCCAACAGCTATGGCTTGCAG ATTATAAAAGATGCTGATCTCGAAGAACTAAGGGAGCTAGGATCTGGAACATATGGAACTGTTTATCATGGAAAATGGAGGGGAACAGATGTTGCTATaaagagaataaagaaaagttGCTTTTCTGGGAGATCATCAGAACAAGATCGACTG ATGAAAGACTTCTGGAGAGAAGCACAGATCCTCTCAAATCTGCATCATCCAAATGTAGTTGCATTTTACGGAGTAGTACCAGATGGAATTGGAGGAACCTTGGCAACAGTAACTGAATATATGGTAAATGGATCCCTTAGGAATGTCCTAACAAAGAAGGAAAG ATCACTTGATCTTCACAAAAGGCTCATAATTGCCATGGGTGCAGCTTTTGGCATGGAATACTTGCACGCCAAAAACATTGTCCATTTTGATCTGAAATGTGACAATTTGCTTGTCAATCTAAGGGACCCACAACGACCCATATGCAAG GTTGGAGATTTTGGATTATCAAGAATCAAGCGCAATACTCTAGTTTCTGGAGGTGTGCGAGGAACTCTCCCATGGATGGCACCAGAACTGCTAAATGGTAGCAGCACCAAGGTTTCTGAAAAG GTTGATGTTTTCTCATTTGGAATTTCAATGTGGGAAATCTTGACCGGAGAGGAGCCATATGCCGATATGCATTGCGGTGCCATTATTG GGGGGATAGTGAAGAACACTCTTCGACCTCCTATTCCAGAACATTGTGATCCCGAGTGGAGAAAGCTGATGGAACAATGCTGGTCTCCTGATCCTGAATCAAGGCCATCATTTACCGAGATAACAAAGAGGTTGCGATCCATGTCTATGTTGCTTAAACCCAAGGGACCTCGTAATCAACCGAAACAAACAAGGCCATAA